The Notamacropus eugenii isolate mMacEug1 chromosome Y, mMacEug1.pri_v2, whole genome shotgun sequence genome includes a window with the following:
- the LOC140516547 gene encoding olfactory receptor 5D13-like — translation MMSPDKNESTTVMFILLGFSEYPGFQVPLFLLFLTIYTVTVVGNVGMIVVIMINPKLHTPMYFFLKHLSFVDFCYSTIITPKLLENLIVEDRSISINACITQFAIGAIFVMTEMVMLAVMAYDRFVAICYPLLYTVFMSPQRCALLMTVAYTSGIISSIVLSYSILVLSFCEIKIINNFVCEYNVFLSASCSDKHFSEIILFIFVNLNAFCTLIIILTSYLLIFVTILKMHSASGRYKAFSTCTSHLMAVTIYYGTIIFLYCIPNSKNSSLIVKVGSVFYTVVIPMLNPFIYSLRNNDVKECFRRIVDLKTISL, via the coding sequence ATGATGAGCCCGGACAAGAATGAGAGTACCACGGTCATGTTCATCCTCTTAGGATTCTCTGAGTACCCAGGGTTCCAGGTGCCCCTCTTTCTACTGTTCCTCACCATCTATACAGTCACTGTGGTGGGGAATGTGGGCATGATTGTGGTCATCATGATCAATCCAAAACTCCACACCCCTATGTACTTTTTCCTCAAACACTTATCCTTTGTGGATTTCTGTTACTCCACCATAATTACACCGAAACTTCTAGAAAACTTGATTGTAGAAGACAGAAGCATCTCCATCAATGCTTGCATCACACAGTTTGCCATTGGTGCTATCTTTGTGATGACAGAGATGGTTATGTTAGCAGTGATGGCCTATGACCGCTTTGTTGCTATATGTTATCCCTTGCTGTATACAGTTTTCATGTCCCCACAACGCTGTGCCCTGCTCATGACTGTGGCATACACTTCTGGCATAATTTCTTCTATTGTACTCAGCTACTCAATTCTTGTACTGTCATTTTGTGAGatcaaaatcattaataattttgtatgtgaatataatgtaTTCCTTTCTGCTTCCTGCTCTGATAAACATTTCAGTGAAATAATACTTTTTATCTTTGTGAATCTTAATGCATTTTGCACCCTCATCATTATCCTTACATcttatcttttaatttttgtcaCTATCCTCAAAATGCATTCAGCCAGTGGGAGATATAAAGCTTTCTCCACTTGCACGTCCCACTTGATGGCTGTTACCATCTACTATGGGACCATCATCTTCCTCTATTGTATTCCCAATTCTAAAAACTCATCTCTTATAGTCAAAGTGGGATCTGTCTTTTATACTGTGGTTATTCCTATGCTAAATCCCTTCATATACAGTCTAAGGAACAATGATGTGAAGGAATGTTTCCGAAGAATAGTGGATCTCAAAACCATTTCTCTATAA